The Candidatus Zixiibacteriota bacterium genome has a window encoding:
- a CDS encoding HYR domain-containing protein, producing MRRLLLCLILTFSLFESKGMGADMAIRMERIPTGALGQVVNIGMILENSISAELGGFDILLKLDLSLALQSATAGQVLTDCGWEYLSWKGFESCCIRLMGIADMSNGPYHPACWATASGRIIELQCQVGADSALTGQYAGIRFIWYDCGDNSLSSRYGDVLYASADVYDFDGLTETLITDDSEFPTYYGIPSSCVNDEGVVYAIDFYNGGILLVQPDTIPPQAFCPSDITVGNIPGQCGAVVEFTATVEDDNPDASVNCQPASGASFAIGTTAVVCVAVDGAGNVDTCGFNITVVDTTTPTISCPADTTLNSEPGLCGTTLDFSVSADDNCQEVSVEVLPPSGSFIDVGVTEVVCVAVDAAGNVDTVMFYVTVLDQEPPILNVPDSLVVGTDPGECYATVDFEPDATDNCSPVDIISMPLSGTIFQMGATTVEVVALDGSGHADTGWFDIIVNDNEPPDLFCPEDIIVYNDSGYYGAVVDFPLMAEENCSIVQIAYSRPPGVFFALGNTPVELIATDQTENADTCLFEVTVLLNDPDGDGLPNWDDNCPALANPDQVDTDGDGEGDLCDQCTDSDNDGAGDPGFADNICSDDNCPDIPNPLQNDTDIDGVGDVCDECTDTDGDGFGNPGYAANNCPVDNCPDKSNPDQYDSNSDGVGDECCCYGRHGNVDGDPDDLVNISDLTRLVSYLFVGESILSCPAEANITGDPDGDINIIDLTTLVAYLFTGGTAPPVCP from the coding sequence ATGAGACGACTTCTTTTATGCCTGATACTGACCTTTTCCCTTTTTGAATCAAAAGGAATGGGTGCTGATATGGCCATCAGGATGGAACGGATTCCCACCGGAGCACTCGGTCAGGTGGTCAACATCGGTATGATACTCGAAAACTCAATCTCGGCGGAGTTGGGTGGCTTTGACATCCTGCTGAAATTGGACTTGTCTCTGGCGCTTCAGTCAGCAACGGCCGGGCAGGTTCTAACTGATTGTGGTTGGGAGTACCTTTCCTGGAAGGGCTTTGAATCCTGCTGCATACGTTTGATGGGGATAGCCGACATGAGCAACGGTCCCTATCATCCTGCCTGTTGGGCGACTGCATCTGGCCGGATAATTGAACTACAATGTCAGGTCGGAGCAGATTCTGCTTTGACCGGGCAATATGCGGGAATTCGCTTCATCTGGTATGACTGTGGCGACAATAGTCTCTCATCTCGATATGGTGATGTGCTATACGCGTCGGCGGATGTCTATGACTTTGATGGTCTGACGGAGACACTTATAACTGACGACTCTGAGTTTCCTACCTATTATGGGATTCCAAGTTCGTGTGTGAACGACGAGGGAGTAGTATATGCGATCGATTTCTACAACGGCGGTATTTTGCTGGTTCAGCCCGATACTATTCCACCGCAAGCCTTCTGCCCGAGCGATATTACCGTCGGCAATATTCCCGGCCAGTGTGGTGCCGTTGTGGAATTCACCGCAACGGTTGAAGACGACAATCCCGATGCATCAGTTAACTGTCAGCCCGCTTCGGGAGCCTCCTTTGCTATCGGGACTACTGCCGTTGTATGTGTGGCCGTCGATGGTGCCGGCAATGTCGATACCTGTGGTTTCAATATTACGGTCGTAGATACTACTACGCCGACCATATCCTGCCCCGCTGACACAACCCTGAATTCCGAACCGGGCTTGTGCGGGACGACCCTTGATTTTTCCGTAAGTGCCGATGATAATTGCCAGGAAGTGAGCGTTGAGGTTTTGCCGCCGTCGGGTAGTTTCATTGATGTTGGGGTCACTGAAGTCGTTTGTGTGGCTGTCGACGCAGCCGGTAACGTCGATACTGTCATGTTTTATGTCACCGTTCTTGATCAGGAGCCACCCATTCTGAATGTGCCAGACAGCCTGGTAGTCGGCACCGACCCTGGCGAGTGTTACGCGACGGTTGACTTTGAGCCGGATGCGACCGACAACTGTTCCCCGGTTGATATAATTTCAATGCCTTTGTCGGGAACTATCTTTCAAATGGGGGCAACGACAGTAGAGGTTGTCGCTTTAGACGGTTCTGGCCATGCTGATACCGGCTGGTTTGATATTATTGTCAATGATAATGAACCTCCCGATTTGTTTTGTCCGGAGGATATCATAGTCTACAACGATTCAGGCTACTACGGAGCGGTGGTAGACTTTCCGCTTATGGCCGAAGAGAACTGCTCGATCGTGCAGATCGCATACAGTCGACCGCCTGGAGTGTTTTTCGCGCTGGGCAACACGCCCGTAGAACTGATCGCAACCGATCAGACCGAAAACGCCGATACTTGCCTGTTTGAAGTGACGGTTCTACTAAATGATCCTGACGGCGATGGTTTACCCAACTGGGATGACAACTGTCCGGCCCTTGCCAACCCGGATCAGGTCGACACTGATGGCGATGGCGAAGGGGACTTGTGTGACCAGTGTACCGACAGCGACAACGACGGAGCCGGTGATCCCGGCTTTGCAGACAACATCTGTTCGGACGACAATTGTCCTGACATTCCCAATCCGCTCCAAAATGATACCGACATAGACGGGGTCGGAGATGTCTGCGACGAGTGTACCGATACTGATGGTGACGGCTTCGGGAATCCTGGCTATGCCGCGAACAATTGTCCGGTGGACAACTGTCCCGATAAATCCAATCCTGATCAGTACGACTCCAACTCCGATGGCGTGGGGGACGAGTGCTGCTGCTACGGCAGGCACGGCAATGTTGATGGTGACCCCGACGATCTGGTTAATATCTCCGACTTGACCCGTCTCGTGAGCTATCTCTTTGTCGGGGAGAGTATTCTATCGTGTCCGGCCGAAGCAAACATTACCGGGGATCCAGACGGGGACATCAACATCATAGACCTGACCACGTTGGTGGCCTATCTGTTCACTGGCGGTACGGCTCCGCCTGTCTGTCCGTAA